In one window of Dehalococcoidia bacterium DNA:
- a CDS encoding sugar transferase, translated as MFRARHAVIAALLAGDLLMLAGALALGLALDRGLFDPSSPTTAGVAFAAALPPLMLVFFAFNRLYDSDTLFAGHSEYAAIVKGSATGGALLLIAAFLSDQLVSRGSLVLPVLFSAPFVIGWRFMVRRLVFRLHEAGLFVRKWLIVGADQHAAAVALHLNAPKSKGIRVVGFLDDYRPLGSRVTDGLSVLGDPRSAFKVAREQGASAIVIVPHAIGWESYRDLLEMATENEGIRIKVAPGLQHLVLMGAQMTDSSFLPIVRLQPLRITGLNAVLKRSLDYVGSLLLLVFAGPVVALGWLASRLGGGGPVLLRQAVIGRKKRPFTLLTIAAPSGPPPPGLLPGLAWACRNRISSGRLAKLPNVLNVLGGHMSLVGPRALPEMERLEEDWMRNLLLVRPGLTGPAAGSSGRDGLEEQTLKDVAYVRNYSLWLDLRLLFASFKRMLAGERSVPASYTSVHIHGKSGSSVVTEIAGRAT; from the coding sequence ATGTTCAGGGCAAGACACGCGGTCATAGCGGCACTTCTGGCGGGCGACCTGCTGATGCTGGCGGGCGCGCTTGCCCTCGGGCTCGCCCTCGACCGCGGCCTCTTCGATCCTTCATCGCCGACGACGGCCGGCGTAGCCTTCGCCGCCGCGCTACCGCCGCTCATGCTCGTGTTCTTCGCCTTCAACCGGCTGTACGACTCCGATACCCTTTTCGCCGGGCACAGCGAGTACGCGGCCATCGTCAAGGGCAGCGCCACCGGCGGCGCGCTGTTGCTGATAGCCGCCTTCCTCTCCGATCAGCTGGTTTCGAGGGGCAGTCTGGTGTTGCCCGTGCTCTTTTCCGCGCCGTTCGTGATCGGTTGGCGCTTCATGGTCCGGCGGCTCGTCTTCCGGTTGCACGAAGCGGGCCTCTTCGTCCGGAAGTGGCTCATCGTGGGCGCTGACCAGCACGCCGCGGCCGTCGCCCTCCATCTCAACGCGCCGAAGTCGAAAGGCATCCGCGTCGTCGGCTTTCTCGATGACTACCGGCCCCTAGGAAGCCGCGTCACCGACGGACTCTCCGTGCTCGGCGACCCGCGCTCCGCCTTCAAAGTGGCGCGTGAACAGGGGGCGTCGGCGATCGTTATCGTGCCGCATGCCATCGGTTGGGAGAGCTACCGCGACCTGCTGGAAATGGCGACGGAGAACGAGGGGATCAGGATTAAGGTCGCGCCCGGACTGCAACATCTCGTTCTGATGGGCGCACAGATGACGGACAGCAGCTTCCTCCCCATCGTGCGGTTGCAGCCGTTGCGCATCACCGGACTCAACGCGGTCCTCAAGCGGTCGCTTGACTACGTTGGGTCGCTGCTGCTGTTGGTTTTCGCCGGGCCTGTCGTGGCGCTTGGATGGCTGGCGTCGCGCTTGGGCGGCGGCGGCCCGGTCCTTCTGCGGCAGGCCGTTATCGGGCGAAAGAAGCGTCCGTTCACCCTTCTGACGATCGCTGCGCCAAGCGGGCCGCCGCCGCCGGGGCTGCTGCCGGGACTGGCCTGGGCCTGCCGTAACCGCATATCCTCGGGACGCCTCGCCAAGCTCCCCAACGTGCTCAACGTGCTCGGCGGCCACATGAGCCTCGTCGGCCCGCGCGCCCTGCCCGAAATGGAACGCCTCGAAGAAGACTGGATGCGCAATTTGCTGCTCGTGCGCCCCGGCCTCACCGGCCCCGCCGCAGGTTCCTCCGGCAGGGATGGGCTGGAAGAGCAAACACTTAAAGATGTCGCCTATGTCCGCAATTATTCTCTCTGGCTCGACCTTCGCCTGCTGTTCGCTTCTTTCAAGCGGATGCTGGCAGGGGAGCGAAGCGTCCCGGCGTCCTACACATCTGTGCACATTCACGGCAAGTCAGGGTCCAGCGTCGTAACAGAGATCGCAGGGAGAGCAACATGA
- a CDS encoding SIS domain-containing protein codes for MRPIRLGNHRGSKNGGRGRSPNGELPRTRVLFLLEEYLRQVQDTLELLPLVDLARVGEELLRARARGRTVYVMGNGGSAATASHAVADWMKPNRRGNSGCLRTFSLVDNVSLVTAWANDTSFDNVFAAQLESLLRPGDVVVAISGSGNSPNVLRAVETATKAGAVTIGFSGFSGGRLGRVVDIDVVVPCDNQKMIEDIHVILVHALTSVLVQSAEMDVRKEAEEIEDEEVEEPATQSAAG; via the coding sequence ATGAGACCGATCAGACTGGGAAACCACAGAGGCAGCAAGAACGGCGGGAGGGGACGATCGCCGAACGGCGAGCTGCCGCGCACGCGGGTCCTTTTCCTGCTTGAGGAGTACCTGCGGCAGGTGCAGGACACCCTGGAACTGCTGCCCCTCGTTGACCTGGCGAGAGTGGGCGAGGAGCTGCTGCGGGCGCGCGCCCGCGGAAGAACGGTATACGTTATGGGCAACGGCGGCAGCGCCGCTACCGCCAGCCACGCCGTCGCGGACTGGATGAAGCCCAACAGGCGCGGCAATTCGGGCTGCCTGCGCACGTTTTCGCTGGTCGACAACGTCTCCCTGGTGACGGCGTGGGCGAACGACACCTCGTTCGATAACGTCTTCGCCGCCCAGCTTGAGTCGCTGCTCAGACCCGGCGACGTCGTCGTCGCCATTTCGGGCAGCGGCAACTCCCCCAACGTGCTCCGCGCCGTGGAAACGGCGACGAAAGCAGGAGCCGTCACTATCGGGTTCTCCGGTTTCAGCGGCGGAAGGCTCGGCAGGGTGGTCGACATCGACGTCGTCGTGCCCTGCGACAACCAGAAGATGATCGAGGACATCCACGTGATTCTGGTACACGCCCTTACGTCGGTTCTCGTTCAGAGCGCCGAGATGGACGTCCGAAAGGAAGCGGAAGAGATCGAGGACGAAGAGGTCGAAGAGCCGGCGACGCAGAGCGCGGCCGGCTAG
- the murJ gene encoding murein biosynthesis integral membrane protein MurJ, which yields MKRLYGLVGVVGTLTLAGSVLGYVRNASITSVFGLSGDSDAYFVAIFLPNILQAVLVLGALAPALVHVYVNYVEAGRPDDARITFSSVLNLVAVVVGLIVLTGVFFSRSLVGVIAPGLSNESADTSAGLMSFTLPLLLLLCLAGVLGPVLNTKDHFFTPALNSFIINACTIAFVVIGGKRIGIEAAAAGVLLGGVLHVALLLFFVRRKGIAYSLKMRLGHPGVRRVLVQSAPVVLYMGIAYCAPLLDRALASMATEGGVSIVTIAVTVFVLPTIVFNGSLGIVLYPQLVRDAATDREKYARTLAQAARVLLAVLIPVSVLMAAASVPLMRLAYGPGDVSSSDVHTGAAVLAIYLVALSFVGLTQILQKAIYAGGDFTTPLKVELMTLGLYATAAIALSHVWALVGLAMARAGHHILTTFVMFRMVRRVREVPSLRRLGLFALRPLLASAPAVAFYGVAFLALDRAYPSPSYLLMGVEQMTLLLLAGGVYLAAASFLRVEEVRVLWRLAPTGRRQAAVTQEAA from the coding sequence ATGAAGAGACTTTACGGTCTTGTGGGTGTCGTCGGAACGCTGACCCTCGCCGGCAGCGTCCTGGGATACGTCCGCAACGCCTCGATTACGTCCGTCTTCGGCCTCTCCGGCGACTCCGACGCCTACTTCGTCGCCATCTTCCTGCCCAACATCCTCCAGGCCGTCCTCGTTCTCGGCGCGCTGGCGCCCGCGCTCGTGCACGTCTACGTCAACTACGTCGAGGCGGGCCGGCCGGACGACGCGCGGATCACCTTCAGCTCCGTGCTGAACCTCGTCGCCGTCGTTGTCGGGCTCATTGTGCTTACCGGCGTGTTCTTCAGCCGCTCGCTTGTGGGCGTCATCGCGCCCGGCCTGTCGAACGAGAGCGCGGACACGAGCGCCGGGCTTATGAGCTTCACCCTTCCGTTGCTGCTGCTCCTCTGCCTCGCCGGCGTGCTGGGTCCCGTGCTCAACACGAAAGACCACTTCTTTACGCCCGCTCTCAACTCGTTCATCATCAACGCCTGCACAATTGCCTTCGTCGTCATCGGCGGCAAAAGAATCGGAATCGAGGCGGCGGCTGCCGGCGTCTTGCTGGGTGGCGTACTGCACGTCGCCCTCCTGCTGTTTTTCGTAAGGCGTAAGGGCATCGCCTACTCCCTGAAGATGCGCCTCGGCCATCCCGGCGTGAGGCGCGTGCTTGTCCAGTCGGCGCCGGTGGTGCTCTACATGGGCATCGCCTACTGCGCGCCCCTCCTCGACCGCGCCCTCGCCTCGATGGCCACGGAGGGCGGCGTTTCGATCGTCACCATCGCCGTGACGGTGTTTGTGCTGCCCACCATCGTCTTCAACGGATCGCTCGGCATCGTCCTCTATCCCCAGCTTGTCCGCGACGCCGCCACCGACCGCGAGAAGTATGCGCGTACGCTTGCGCAGGCGGCGAGGGTGTTGCTGGCGGTGCTCATCCCTGTCTCCGTCCTCATGGCCGCCGCCTCCGTGCCGCTGATGCGCCTCGCCTACGGGCCCGGCGACGTTTCTTCCTCAGACGTCCACACCGGGGCGGCCGTCCTCGCCATCTATCTTGTCGCCCTCTCTTTCGTCGGCCTGACGCAGATCCTCCAGAAGGCGATCTACGCTGGGGGCGACTTCACGACGCCGCTCAAGGTGGAGCTGATGACCCTTGGCTTGTACGCGACGGCGGCGATTGCCCTCAGTCACGTCTGGGCGCTCGTGGGCCTCGCGATGGCAAGGGCCGGCCACCACATATTGACCACGTTCGTAATGTTCCGGATGGTGCGCCGTGTGCGCGAAGTCCCGTCGTTGCGACGCCTGGGGCTGTTTGCGCTCCGCCCCCTTCTGGCGAGCGCGCCCGCCGTCGCCTTCTATGGCGTCGCGTTCCTGGCGCTCGACCGCGCCTATCCTTCTCCGTCGTA